One window of the Piliocolobus tephrosceles isolate RC106 chromosome 17, ASM277652v3, whole genome shotgun sequence genome contains the following:
- the TUFM gene encoding elongation factor Tu, mitochondrial, translating into MTTMAAATLLRAMPHFSGLATGTFLLQGLLRPLKTPALPFLCRGLAVEVKKTYVRDKPHVNVGTIGHVDHGKTTLTAAITKILAEGGGAKFKKYEEIDNAPEERARGITINAAHVEYSTAARHYAHTDCPGHADYVKNMITGTAPLDGCILVVAANDGPMPQTREHLLLARQIGVEHVVVYVNKADAVQDSEMVELVELEIRELLTEFGYKGEETPVIVGSALCALEGRDPELGLKSVQKLLDAVDTYIPVPTRDLEKPFLLPVEAVFSVPGRGTVVTGTLERGILKKGDECELLGHSKNIRTVVTGIEMFHKNLERAEAGDNLGALVRGLKREDLRRGLVMVKPGSIKPHQKVEAQVYILSKEEGGRHKPFVSHFMPVMFSLTWDMACRVILPPEKELAMPGEDLKFNLILRQPMILEKGQRFTLRDGNRTIGTGLVTDTLAMTEEEKNIKWG; encoded by the exons ATGACCACAATGGCGGCAGCCACCCTGCTGCGCGCGATGCCCCACTTCAGCG GTCTTGCCACCGGGACCTTCCTGCTGCAGGGTCTGTTGCGGCCGCTGAAGACTCCGGCATTGCCTTTCTTGTGCCGCGGCCTGGCCGTGGAGGTCAAGAAGACTTACGTGCGCGACAAGCCACATGTGAATGTGGGTACCATCGGCCATGTGGACCACGGCAAGACCACGCTGACTGCAGCCATCACGAAGA TTCTAGCCGAGGGAGGTGGGGCTAAATTCAAGAAGTACGAGGAGATTGACAATGCCCCGGAGGAGCGAGCTCGGGGTATCACCATCAATGCGGCCCATGTGGAATATAGCACTgccgcccgccactacgcccacaCAGACTGCCCGGGTCATGCAGATTATGTTAAG aatATGATCACAGGCACTGCACCCCTCGACGGCTGCATCCTAGTTGTAGCAGCCAATGACGGCCCCATGCCCCAGACCCGAGAGCACTTATTACTGGCCAGACAG ATTGGGGTGGAGCATGTGGTGGTGTATGTGAACAAGGCTGATGCTGTCCAGGACTCTGAGATGGTGGAGCTGGTGGAGCTGGAGATCCGGGAGCTGCTCACCGAGTTTGGCTATAAAGGGGAGGAGACCCCAGTCATCGTAGGCTCTGCTCTCTGTGCCCTTGAG GGTCGGGACCCTGAATTAGGCCTGAAGTCTGTGCAGAAGCTGCTGGATGCTGTGGACACTTACATCCCAGTGCCCACCCGGGACCTGGAGAAGCCTTTCCTGCTGCCTGTAGAGGCGGTGTTCTCCGTCCCTG GCCGTGGCACTGTGGTGACAGGTACGCTAGAGCGTGGCATTTTAAAGAAGGGAGACGAGTGTGAGCTCCTAGGACACAGCAAGAACATCCGCACTGTGGTGACAG GCATTGAGATGTTCCATAAGAACCTGGAGAGGGCCGAGGCCGGAGATAACCTCGGGGCCCTGGTTCGAGGCTTGAAGCGGGAGGACTTGCGGCGGGGCCTGGTCATGGTCAAGCCGGGTTCCATCAAGCCCCACCAGAAGGTGGAGGCCCAG GTTTACATCCTCAGCAAGGAGGAAGGTGGCCGCCACAAGCCCTTTGTGTCCCACTTCATGCCTGTCATGTTCTCCCTGACTTGGGACATGGCCTGTCGGGTTATCCTGCCCCCAGAGAAG GAGCTTGCTATGCCAGGGGAGGACCTGAAGTTCAACCTAATCTTGCGGCAGCCAATGATCTTGGAGAAAGGCCAGCGTTTCACCCTGCGAGATGGCAACCGGACTATCGGCACCGGTCTAGTCACCGACACGCTGGCCATGACTGAGGAGGAGAAGAACATCAAGTGGGGTTGA